Proteins encoded together in one Anoxybacillus flavithermus window:
- the sdhB gene encoding succinate dehydrogenase iron-sulfur subunit: MSENKTIRIIVTRQDRPDTAPYEEEFVIPYRPNMNIISALMEIRRNPVNAKGEKTTPVAWEMNCLEEVCGACSMVINGKPRQSCTALIDQLEQPIRLEPMRTFPVIRDLQVDRSRMFDSLKKVKAWIPIDGTYDLGPGPRMPERKRQWAYELSKCMTCGVCLEACPNVNSKSNFIGPAPLSQVRLFNAHPTGAMHKAERLEAIMGDGGLANCGNSQNCVQSCPKGIPLTTSIAALNRAATIQMFRNFFGSDEV, from the coding sequence ATGAGCGAAAATAAAACGATTCGGATTATCGTCACAAGACAAGACCGTCCGGATACAGCCCCTTATGAAGAAGAGTTTGTCATTCCGTATCGTCCGAATATGAACATCATTTCGGCGCTCATGGAAATTCGGCGCAATCCGGTCAATGCGAAAGGGGAAAAAACGACGCCTGTTGCTTGGGAAATGAACTGTTTGGAAGAAGTGTGTGGCGCTTGTTCAATGGTCATTAACGGCAAGCCACGCCAATCGTGTACCGCACTGATCGATCAGCTCGAGCAACCGATTCGTTTAGAGCCGATGCGCACATTCCCGGTCATTCGTGACTTACAAGTGGATCGTAGTCGCATGTTTGATTCGTTGAAAAAAGTGAAAGCGTGGATCCCAATCGATGGAACGTACGATTTAGGTCCGGGACCGCGCATGCCAGAGCGTAAACGACAATGGGCATACGAGCTATCAAAATGTATGACGTGCGGGGTATGTTTAGAAGCTTGTCCAAACGTCAATAGTAAGTCAAACTTTATCGGTCCAGCGCCGCTATCGCAAGTACGTTTATTTAATGCACATCCAACAGGAGCGATGCATAAAGCAGAGCGTCTCGAAGCGATTATGGGTGATGGTGGATTAGCGAATTGCGGAAATTCACAAAACTGTGTGCAATCTTGTCCGAAAGGCATCCCGCTTACAACATCGATTGCGGCATTGAACCGCGCAGCAACGATTCAAATGTTCCGCAATTTCTTCGGTAGCGATGAAGTGTAA
- a CDS encoding acyl-CoA thioesterase — protein MKVSYIDDIKEWEQRFSFFHPVRVRFSETDMFGHLNNTVPFVYFEEARIAFFEHLGFMNDWLGKEHDAIPVVANLQCDFLQQVYFGEQLQIGVKVAHIGNSSVDLHYVGKKQNGAIAFTGRGTMVQMSKKTGKGVAWDENARARLIENM, from the coding sequence TTGAAAGTATCTTATATTGATGACATAAAAGAATGGGAACAACGTTTTTCTTTTTTTCATCCGGTGCGCGTTCGTTTTTCAGAAACGGATATGTTTGGTCATTTGAACAACACGGTACCTTTTGTATATTTTGAAGAAGCGCGCATCGCATTTTTCGAACATCTTGGTTTTATGAATGACTGGTTAGGAAAAGAACACGATGCGATCCCAGTCGTTGCTAATCTACAATGCGATTTTTTACAACAAGTATATTTCGGTGAACAGTTACAAATCGGTGTAAAAGTTGCACATATCGGCAACTCTTCTGTTGATTTACATTATGTAGGAAAAAAACAAAATGGAGCGATTGCATTTACAGGTCGGGGAACGATGGTGCAAATGTCTAAAAAGACAGGAAAAGGGGTCGCATGGGACGAAAACGCTCGTGCGCGATTAATAGAAAACATGTAA
- a CDS encoding helix-turn-helix domain-containing protein, producing the protein MHLNQKPLLTKREREVFELLLQDKTTKEIASELFISEKTVRNHISNAMQKLGVKGRSQAVVELLRMGELEL; encoded by the coding sequence ATTCACTTGAATCAGAAGCCGCTGCTCACAAAAAGAGAAAGGGAAGTATTCGAACTGTTGCTCCAAGACAAGACGACGAAAGAGATTGCTAGTGAGCTCTTCATTAGCGAAAAAACAGTTCGCAACCACATTTCGAATGCGATGCAAAAGCTTGGAGTAAAGGGGCGCTCACAAGCTGTTGTTGAATTGCTTCGAATGGGGGAACTTGAACTATAG
- the racE gene encoding glutamate racemase, with protein MERPIGVIDSGVGGLTVAKEIMRQLPKEQIVYLGDTARCPYGPRSREEIRQFTWEMTNYLLGYDIKMLVIACNTATAVALEEIRDTLNIPVIGVVHPGARTALKITKNYHIGVIGTVGTVKSGAYEQALKSINSDVKVESLACPKFVPLVESGQFEGEEAKQIVAESLEPLKDRPIDTLILGCTHYPLLSPLIQQYMGEHVKLICSGDETAREVSTILHHSGLLYTGNKRREHIFFTTGSKETFQHIASKWFGHPIEHVETIQLS; from the coding sequence TTGGAAAGACCTATTGGAGTAATTGATTCAGGTGTTGGTGGATTAACGGTCGCAAAGGAAATTATGCGCCAGCTACCAAAAGAACAAATTGTATATTTAGGAGATACGGCACGTTGTCCATACGGACCGAGGTCACGAGAAGAAATTCGACAATTTACATGGGAAATGACGAACTATTTACTTGGATATGATATAAAAATGCTCGTCATTGCATGTAATACTGCCACAGCTGTCGCTTTAGAAGAAATTCGTGATACGCTCAACATTCCTGTCATTGGCGTCGTCCATCCCGGCGCTCGCACCGCATTGAAAATTACAAAAAACTATCATATCGGTGTTATCGGCACGGTTGGAACGGTGAAAAGTGGTGCTTATGAGCAAGCATTAAAATCGATCAATAGCGATGTGAAAGTAGAAAGTTTAGCTTGTCCAAAGTTTGTTCCTTTAGTGGAAAGCGGACAATTTGAAGGAGAAGAAGCAAAGCAAATTGTTGCCGAATCTCTTGAACCATTAAAAGACCGACCAATTGATACGCTTATTTTAGGATGTACGCACTATCCACTTTTAAGCCCACTCATTCAACAATATATGGGCGAGCACGTGAAGCTCATTTGTTCTGGCGATGAAACAGCGCGTGAAGTGAGTACAATTTTACATCATAGCGGTTTGCTTTATACGGGGAATAAGCGCCGCGAGCACATATTTTTCACGACTGGATCGAAAGAAACGTTCCAACACATTGCATCGAAATGGTTCGGTCATCCGATTGAACATGTCGAAACGATCCAATTATCGTAA